A single genomic interval of Anopheles marshallii chromosome 2, idAnoMarsDA_429_01, whole genome shotgun sequence harbors:
- the LOC128708973 gene encoding connectin-like has product MVSATYQNLTLALLVLCIVTSPIESRYREKDVKKGKSSPPVLPQMIIPSPLMNLCSGDREMKLVCHCSPDDPHVKAQKANCWIFSKELPRKDTNWLAFQTQSTLEQLKITVQKIGNLAYIPSDVLHTLKYLKQLTIEYGVIPDLLNYAFGNLTELRNVTLHKNQIRIVHPFAFANHPFLEEINLERNEILELDKEALVHLPALRKLNLDFNNLSMLHDDVFVYLTSLDELKLESNLISVLTREIFKGLGNLRILKLTANTLTFIGDTIFAELWSLQELDLDHNQIEKLSARAFDGLNNLRKLNLENNRLKRLERGIFTGVPAVLNLNLNSNQLETITYNNFLPLMDNLVNSTAILHLKDNRFLCDCRLLWLFDLRNNTKNEDLRYTLQHVECLYDIKGIYGTPSLTHNQLKEFGRSQPPDTILFDEDYYDDTGHRKPGVVLQKKFSSSRSVPDGSPDKSQLQPITLMKLRKDTILPCPKELDEPTELPLSRESIGLDMGWRSSVTATSEASTCIHSVVLVGMCSMLTVARYGRRC; this is encoded by the exons ATGGTATCTGCGACATATCAGAATCTGACGCTAGCGCTACTAGTGCTGTGTATCGTCACCAGTCCGATCGAGAGTCGATACCGCGAGAAGGATGTCAAGAAGGGAAAGTCTTCACCGCCTGTACTGCCCCAGATGATAATTCCATCGCCACTAATGAACCTTTGTTCCGGCGATCGCGAGATGAAGTTGGTCTGCCACTGCTCACCAGACGATCCGCACGTGAAAGCACAGAAGGCGAACTGTTGGATTTTTAGCAAGGAGCTACCGCGCAAGGATACTAACTGGCTCGCCTTCCAGACACAGTCCACACTGGAACAGTTAAAGATTACGGTGCAGAAGATCGGTAATCTGGCCTATATCCCCTCGGACGTACTGCACACGCTTAAGTACCTCAAGCAGCTAACGATCGAGTACGGTGTGATACCGGACCTGCTCAACTACGCGTTTGGCAATCTGACTGAGCTACGCAATGTGACGCTGCACAAGAACCAGATCCGCATCGTACATCCGTTCGCGTTTGCCAACCATCCGTTTCTGGAGGAGATCAACCTGGAGCGTAACGAGATACTCGAGCTAGACAAGGAAGCGCTCGTACATTTGCCCGCATTGCGCAAGCTTAATCTAGATTTCAACAATCTCTCCATGCTGCACGACGACGTGTTCGTTTACCTGACCAGCCTGGACGAGTTGAAGCTCGAATCGAACCTGATATCTGTGCTGACGCGCGAAATTTTCAAAGGTCTTGGCAACCTAAGAATACTGAAGCTGACGGCCAACACCCTGACCTTCATCGGTGATACAATCTTCGCGGAGCTGTGGAGTCTGCAGGAGCTGGACCTAGATCACAACCAGATCGAG AAACTATCTGCCCGTGCATTCGACGGGTTGAACAACCTACGGAAGCTCAACCTGGAGAACAACCGGTTAAAGCGGCTCGAGCGGGGCATCTTTACCGGCGTCCCGGCCGTTCTGAATCTCAACCTAAACTCCAATCAGCTGGAAACGATTACGTACAACAACTTCCTGCCACTAATGGACAACCTGGTCAACAGTACGGCCATTCTTCATCTCAAAG ACAACCGATTTCTATGCGACTGTCGGCTTCTGTGGCTGTTTGATCTacgcaacaacaccaaaaacgAGGATCTCCGGTACACACTGCAGCACGTGGAATGTCTGTACGACATCAAAGGCATCTACGGAACGCCATCGCTAACGCACAACCAGCTGAAAGAGTTTGGCCGCAGCCAACCACCGGACACTATCCTGTTCGACGAGGACTACTACGACGATACGGGGCACCGAAAGCCGGGTGTGGTGTTACAGAAGAAGTTCAGCTCGAGCCGATCCGTTCCCGATGGTAGCCCGGACAAAAGCCAGCTGCAACCCATCACACTGATGAAGCTACGGAAGGACACTATTCTACCCTGCCCGAAGGAGCTGGACGAACCGACGGAACTACCGCTTTCGCGTGAATCGATCGGGCTCGATATGGGCTGGCGTTCGTCGGTGACGGCCACGAGCGAGGCTTCGACTTGCATACACTCGGTGGTATTGGTAGGTATGTGTTCTATGCTCACCGTAGCGCGGTACGGGCGAAGATGTTAG
- the LOC128708819 gene encoding angiopoietin-related protein 1-like → MKQLQILLLGAVLLLMMALMLTVHGEPIKTGHGHHHHQSHHHHHKKKHGGHHNMIYFFDDPFETNGRWLQGENDQCNCEVIVQKMKRLREQVLKVISSFDKLLQAQVDLRNIKNLLKNIDLSLTTLGGFVSSSESQIAFLEHQTHSISLQLSRAKAGVVHLITRENLVDALGAIKSTSEEPPLQELDEIVYSSCQDRRIVKTGVYKVYVNITKSMYVLCSLDFGQNAWTVIQNRFDGSETFFRPWKHYQVGFGYYGYGEYWLGLENIFSMMSGRDYELLVLLEDFDGKFAYAKYKYFRIEGEKDDYKLAKLHGYVGNAGNSLQFAEGMKFSTYDRDNDKSAQENCAQELHGGWWYKACGDSNLNGAYRKEYSHDQTGMFWKEFRGLHYSLKRSRIMIRNRKEHYHHHKPHYQHHGYHRIDVEDAEVEEEDEDEENYEPGFVVEF, encoded by the exons ATGAAGCAGCTACAGATACTCCTGCTCGGGGCGGTCTTGTTACTGATGATGGCACTAATGCTGACCGTGCACGGTGAACCGATCAAGACGGGTCACggtcaccatcaccatcagtcacatcaccatcatcataagAAAAAGCACGGCGGACATCACAATATGATATACTTTTTTGATGATCCATTCGAGACGAACGGACGTTGGCTCCAGGGCGAGAACGATCAGTGCAACTGTGAGGTGATCGTGCAGAAGATGAAGAGACTGCGCGAGCAGGTGCTGAAGGTTATTAGTTCCTTCGACAAGCTGCTCCAGGCTCAGGTGGACCTGCGGAACATAAAGAATTTGCTGAAGAATATAGACCTGAGCTTAACCACGCTAGGAGGATTCGTGTCGAGTAGCGAGAGCCAGATCGCTTTCCTCGAGCATCAAACACATTCGATTTCATTGCAGCTCAG TCGAGCCAAGGCAGGTGTGGTGCATCTCATCACGAGAGAGAACCTGGTGGATGCGCTGGGAGCAATAAAATCGACCAGCGAAGAGCCCCCTCTGCAGGAGTTGGATGAGATCGTGTACAGTTCGTGTCAGGACCGTCGCATCGTAAAGACGGGCGTGTACAAAGTGTACGTCAACATCACCAAGAGCATGTACGTGCTGTGCAGCTTGGACTTTGGTCAGAATGCTTGGACGGTAATTCAGAACCGTTTCGATGGTTCGGAAACGTTCTTCCGCCCGTGGAAACACTACCAGGTAGGGTTCGGGTATTACGGATACGGCGAGTACTGGCTGGGGTTGGAAAACATCTTCTCGATGATGTCGGGACGAGACTACGAGCTGCTCGTACTGCTGGAAGACTTTGACGGTAAGTTCGCGTACGCCAAGTATAAGTACTTCCGCATCGAGGGCGAAAAGGACGATTACAAGCTGGCCAAGCTGCACGGCTACGTCGGCAATGCGGGCAACTCGCTGCAGTTTGCTGAGGGCATGAAGTTCTCCACGTACGATCGGGACAACGATAAGTCGGCGCAAGAGAATTGTGCGCAAGAACTCCACGGGGGCTGGTGGTATAAGGCGTGCGGTGACAG CAACTTGAATGGTGCGTACCGCAAGGAGTACTCGCACGACCAGACCGGTATGTTCTGGAAGGAGTTCCGCGGCTTACACTACAGCTTGAAGCGGTCCCGTATTATGATCCGAAACAGGAAGGAACACTATCACCATCATAAACCGCACTATCAGCACCACGGCTACCACCGAATAGATGTGGAGGATGCCGAAGTGGAGGAAGAGGACGAAGATGAAGAAAACTACGAGCCAGGCTTTGTAGTTGAGTTCTAG